The Streptomyces laurentii genome contains a region encoding:
- a CDS encoding hypothetical protein (identified by MetaGeneAnnotator; putative;~sequence version:1), whose product MDVEQHPRTGSVPHTFGNMLARQWAPALPRQLTGGFLTLLYAMRALASADGRLRYERDGKAITIQQIAKACRSDQKDVRDYLRAAIAAGVVGIVADPRGSGQTLGRATTYTLLLCPAPDWERAAGIVWVAQQVKAEKRAARAARKAAADTPPAPATSGDSAPTSTTSSSGDSAPTSTMPSSGDSAPTVVGGQSPEGVGGQCPDHPGSTHVLPHEMAEVVPQPQDAHGRASEETNPQQPEKHRRCADGCGQPVIRPDRTRCTGCERRAQRAAQGPQKAVQGAFLMAIPAGPGPDSADVPPARQDPRPPADPFTPLRTCDCGRQYRAPAPGRCPDCLDAAVREQATRTG is encoded by the coding sequence GTGGACGTCGAGCAGCACCCGAGGACCGGCAGCGTGCCGCACACCTTCGGCAACATGCTCGCCCGCCAGTGGGCCCCCGCGCTGCCCCGGCAGCTGACCGGCGGCTTCCTCACGCTGCTGTACGCAATGCGCGCCCTGGCGTCGGCAGACGGCCGCCTGCGCTACGAACGCGACGGTAAGGCCATCACGATCCAGCAGATCGCCAAGGCATGCCGCAGCGACCAGAAGGACGTACGCGACTACCTGCGGGCTGCCATCGCCGCCGGCGTCGTCGGCATCGTCGCGGACCCGAGAGGCAGCGGCCAGACCCTGGGCCGCGCCACCACCTACACCCTGCTCCTGTGCCCCGCCCCGGACTGGGAGCGCGCCGCCGGCATCGTGTGGGTCGCCCAACAGGTGAAAGCGGAGAAGCGCGCCGCCCGGGCCGCCCGCAAGGCCGCCGCTGACACCCCGCCTGCCCCGGCGACCTCGGGGGACAGTGCCCCGACGTCCACCACGTCCTCCTCGGGGGACAGTGCCCCGACGTCCACCATGCCCTCCTCGGGGGACAGTGCCCCGACGGTGGTCGGGGGACAGTCACCCGAGGGGGTCGGGGGACAGTGCCCCGACCACCCAGGAAGTACCCATGTACTACCCCATGAGATGGCTGAGGTAGTACCTCAACCACAGGACGCACACGGGCGCGCGAGCGAGGAGACGAACCCTCAGCAGCCCGAGAAGCACCGCCGCTGCGCGGACGGATGCGGCCAGCCGGTCATCCGCCCCGACCGCACGCGGTGCACCGGATGCGAGCGCCGCGCCCAACGCGCCGCCCAGGGGCCGCAGAAGGCCGTCCAGGGCGCTTTTCTGATGGCCATACCCGCCGGTCCCGGGCCGGACTCGGCGGACGTCCCACCAGCCCGCCAGGACCCTCGTCCCCCGGCTGACCCGTTCACGCCTCTGCGGACCTGCGACTGCGGACGCCAGTACCGCGCCCCCGCGCCCGGCCGCTGCCCCGACTGCCTCGACGCCGCCGTACGCGAACAGGCCACCCGCACCGGATGA
- a CDS encoding hypothetical protein (identified by MetaGeneAnnotator; putative;~sequence version:1), producing the protein MTQPHGTTPCPSCALPVRWAVTAAGRRQALNPAPDGGGNLAAYTDATGRLRVRALTTERPVPDHVEWRAMPHVATCVRPTHQRQQR; encoded by the coding sequence ATGACCCAACCCCACGGCACCACGCCCTGCCCCTCGTGCGCCCTGCCCGTCCGATGGGCCGTCACCGCCGCCGGCCGCCGCCAGGCCCTCAACCCGGCCCCCGACGGCGGCGGCAACCTCGCCGCCTACACCGACGCCACCGGCCGCCTGCGCGTCCGCGCGCTCACCACCGAACGTCCCGTCCCCGACCACGTCGAGTGGCGCGCCATGCCCCATGTCGCCACCTGCGTCCGGCCCACGCACCAGAGGCAGCAGCGATGA
- a CDS encoding hypothetical protein (identified by MetaGeneAnnotator; putative;~sequence version:1), with the protein MNHTPASIAEKALARLGARIIRSEDVPDGTFGGAPLHPCPATLQPLRAWTTQEQHEHRRILADALTGWSWHDDYAETRRARERERYRRTTTA; encoded by the coding sequence ATGAACCACACCCCCGCCTCGATCGCCGAGAAGGCTCTCGCCCGCCTCGGCGCCCGCATCATCCGCAGCGAGGACGTGCCCGACGGCACGTTCGGCGGCGCCCCGCTCCACCCGTGCCCCGCGACCCTTCAGCCGCTCCGCGCCTGGACCACGCAGGAGCAGCACGAACACCGCCGCATCCTCGCCGACGCCCTCACCGGGTGGAGCTGGCACGACGACTACGCCGAAACTCGCCGCGCCCGTGAACGCGAGCGCTACCGCCGCACCACCACCGCCTGA
- a CDS encoding DNA methylase (identified by MetaGeneAnnotator; putative;~sequence version:1) has protein sequence MAGPYYADEAVTLHLGDSLDILPTLPTASVDAIVTDPPYEIGVAGRAWDTTGIAYSVPLWAECLRVLKPGGNLAAFGAPRTYHRMACAVEDAGFRVIDQLDWIYTHGKPKGTNLARAIDRRRDDREQVLQVTAWLKAARDAAGWSSAQLNDLFGFAVGGQAQHWTTQGVAAAVPTRKQWDRLVDTLDLDDSNIRPVVEGLWARKGTVGEAFGRREVISERQEAVRETGHYKGYSGHRIKSRAASDEARRWEGWNTTLKPAHDPILLARKGTGFDTLTASVLKHGTGGLNTTGCPSSGGGWPTNILLGHDCPPSGCLANCPIREVDAAARSFPIFQLASRTPATQRVTVDGTAHDTPKPLGLMRWLIRLITPPGGLVLDPFAGSGTTLLAALDEGASAIGVEQHEPYARITTARLEGRYPSLFDNA, from the coding sequence ATGGCCGGCCCGTACTACGCCGACGAGGCGGTGACCCTCCACCTCGGTGACAGCCTCGACATCCTCCCCACCCTCCCGACAGCGTCCGTCGACGCGATCGTCACGGACCCGCCCTACGAGATCGGCGTAGCCGGCCGCGCCTGGGACACCACCGGCATCGCCTACTCCGTGCCCCTGTGGGCCGAGTGCCTGCGCGTCCTCAAGCCCGGCGGAAACCTCGCCGCGTTCGGGGCGCCACGGACCTACCACCGCATGGCGTGCGCCGTCGAAGACGCTGGGTTCCGCGTCATCGACCAGCTCGATTGGATCTACACCCACGGCAAGCCCAAAGGCACCAACCTGGCCCGCGCCATCGACCGGCGCCGCGACGACCGCGAGCAGGTGCTGCAGGTCACCGCGTGGCTGAAGGCGGCCCGGGACGCCGCCGGCTGGAGCAGTGCTCAGCTGAATGACCTGTTCGGGTTCGCGGTCGGCGGGCAGGCTCAGCACTGGACCACCCAGGGCGTCGCTGCCGCTGTGCCGACCCGCAAGCAGTGGGACCGTCTCGTCGACACGCTCGACCTGGACGACTCCAACATCCGCCCCGTGGTGGAAGGCCTGTGGGCCCGGAAGGGCACGGTCGGGGAAGCGTTCGGCCGGCGCGAGGTCATCAGCGAACGGCAGGAGGCGGTGCGGGAGACCGGGCATTACAAGGGCTACTCCGGACACCGCATCAAGTCGCGTGCAGCATCCGACGAGGCCCGCCGCTGGGAGGGCTGGAATACCACCCTGAAGCCCGCCCACGACCCGATCCTCCTCGCCCGCAAGGGCACCGGGTTCGACACCCTCACCGCGTCCGTCCTCAAGCACGGCACCGGAGGGCTCAACACCACTGGCTGCCCCTCATCCGGCGGCGGCTGGCCCACCAACATCCTCTTGGGCCACGACTGCCCGCCCAGCGGCTGCCTGGCCAACTGCCCTATCCGCGAAGTCGACGCAGCAGCCCGCAGCTTCCCGATCTTCCAGCTTGCATCCCGCACCCCGGCAACCCAGCGCGTCACCGTCGACGGTACGGCCCATGACACCCCCAAGCCTCTGGGCCTCATGCGGTGGCTGATCCGCCTCATTACGCCGCCCGGCGGCCTCGTCCTCGACCCTTTCGCAGGCTCTGGTACCACCCTGCTCGCCGCTCTCGATGAAGGCGCGAGCGCGATCGGTGTCGAGCAGCACGAGCCCTACGCCCGCATCACCACCGCCCGCCTCGAAGGCCGCTACCCCAGCCTCTTCGACAACGCCTGA
- a CDS encoding hypothetical protein (identified by MetaGeneAnnotator; putative;~sequence version:1), with amino-acid sequence MTTCGHCDTALADRCLCPGCTRDLATRLRRMPLLYRALAGFLAPSTARAPGGSRTSRAEAPLPVCERVLDLRGPGGIVGILEDWVTAMYRDRGQTASRVQGSVEQRVTRAASTLARNCPALAAEWPAIGDLARELQALERDIASITGIVGRPRGQRLGPCPAQYDDGTLCGATLRLQPDTTVVTCRWCGTTYPPATWTDLRTLIEQTAA; translated from the coding sequence ATGACCACCTGCGGGCACTGCGACACCGCACTCGCGGACCGCTGCCTCTGCCCCGGCTGCACCCGGGATCTCGCCACCCGCCTCCGCCGCATGCCGCTCCTCTACCGCGCGCTCGCAGGCTTCCTCGCTCCCTCGACGGCCCGCGCGCCCGGGGGCAGCCGCACCAGCCGTGCAGAGGCCCCGCTACCGGTCTGCGAGCGCGTGCTCGACCTCCGCGGGCCCGGCGGCATCGTCGGCATCCTCGAGGACTGGGTGACTGCCATGTACCGCGACCGAGGCCAGACCGCGTCGCGCGTCCAGGGCAGCGTCGAGCAGCGCGTCACCCGCGCTGCCAGCACCCTCGCCCGCAACTGCCCGGCCCTCGCCGCCGAATGGCCCGCCATCGGCGACCTCGCCCGCGAACTCCAGGCTCTTGAGCGGGATATCGCGAGCATCACCGGCATCGTCGGCAGGCCCCGCGGGCAGCGTCTTGGGCCCTGCCCCGCCCAGTACGACGACGGCACCCTCTGCGGCGCCACCCTCCGCCTCCAGCCCGACACCACCGTCGTCACCTGCCGCTGGTGCGGAACCACCTACCCGCCGGCCACCTGGACCGACCTCCGCACCCTCATCGAGCAGACCGCCGCCTGA
- a CDS encoding hypothetical protein (identified by MetaGeneAnnotator; putative;~sequence version:1), which translates to MTDRTHLPQPDDALRRARHDEAVRTGLLWIADRIAARRPHVFMTASGREAIALSAAYEQHPADETAAETLERELLLRMPHVDSPFTRADYALVLRRAAGRDDA; encoded by the coding sequence ATGACCGATCGTACGCACCTTCCCCAGCCCGACGACGCCCTCCGCCGCGCCCGCCACGACGAGGCCGTCCGTACCGGGCTCCTCTGGATCGCCGACCGCATCGCCGCCCGCCGCCCCCACGTCTTCATGACCGCGTCCGGCCGCGAGGCCATCGCCCTGTCCGCCGCCTACGAGCAGCACCCCGCGGACGAGACCGCCGCCGAGACCCTGGAGCGGGAACTGCTGCTCCGCATGCCGCACGTCGACAGCCCGTTCACCCGCGCCGACTACGCCCTCGTGCTGCGCCGCGCCGCCGGACGGGACGACGCCTGA
- a CDS encoding hypothetical protein (identified by MetaGeneAnnotator; putative;~sequence version:1): MATTVDPRAARRERVRQLSATGASTRTIAKELRVSKDTVRRDMAHLKQQPDQQEAPDAPTPTALANARRATLARREDAGADAVRHLGAAVAQVAHIDLPCIIASREVGRQWAAELRAQAAALASIADTLARYYPDASA; the protein is encoded by the coding sequence ATGGCCACCACCGTCGACCCGCGCGCCGCCCGCCGTGAGCGCGTGCGCCAGCTGAGCGCCACCGGCGCCAGCACCCGCACCATCGCCAAGGAGCTACGCGTGAGCAAGGACACCGTCCGGCGCGACATGGCGCACCTGAAGCAGCAGCCTGACCAGCAGGAAGCGCCAGATGCGCCGACACCTACGGCGCTGGCGAACGCCCGGCGCGCCACGCTGGCGCGCCGCGAAGACGCCGGCGCAGACGCCGTGCGCCACCTCGGCGCCGCCGTGGCGCAGGTGGCGCACATCGACCTCCCCTGCATCATCGCCAGCCGTGAGGTGGGCCGGCAGTGGGCCGCCGAGCTGCGCGCCCAGGCCGCCGCGCTCGCCTCCATCGCCGACACCCTCGCCCGCTACTACCCCGACGCATCCGCCTGA
- a CDS encoding hypothetical protein (identified by MetaGeneAnnotator; putative;~sequence version:1): MNTPLIVDTHAAHAATGTHPGTIRQWLRRGHLTHHGHDRAGRALVDLNELRARLADKAA, translated from the coding sequence ATGAACACCCCGCTCATCGTTGACACCCACGCCGCCCACGCCGCCACCGGCACCCACCCCGGCACCATCCGCCAATGGCTCCGACGCGGACACCTGACCCACCACGGACACGACCGCGCTGGCCGCGCCCTGGTTGACCTCAACGAGCTCCGAGCACGCCTTGCAGACAAGGCAGCTTGA
- a CDS encoding phage endonuclease (HNH nucleases; HNH endonuclease signature which is foundin viral, prokaryotic, and eukaryotic proteins. The alignment includes members of the large group of homing endonucleases, yeast intron 1 protein, MutS, as well as bacterial colicins, pyocins, and...; cd00085;~Restriction endonuclease [Defense mechanisms]; COG1403;~identified by MetaGeneAnnotator; putative;~phage endonuclease [Streptomyces scabiei 87.22]) has product MRAFALSPPPPGMPEPAGTPRGGRSPHPLGSPPAHLPPGAPMPTRPPTRCAEPGCRALVPRGRCDEHKPVAWAGRDDKAARYGVSSGRWRTLKRRVTARDSGCCYRCGIEQPDAEDDPDGEHQHQLDHIMPIFEGGAVEDLGNLGLICVDCHEAKSKAEAARANRARRRS; this is encoded by the coding sequence GTGCGGGCCTTCGCCCTTTCTCCCCCTCCCCCTGGCATGCCCGAGCCTGCGGGTACCCCCCGGGGGGGGCGGTCCCCCCACCCCCTGGGGTCTCCCCCCGCCCACCTGCCCCCGGGAGCCCCCATGCCCACCCGGCCCCCCACCCGGTGTGCTGAGCCGGGATGCCGCGCTCTCGTACCGCGCGGGCGCTGCGACGAGCACAAGCCTGTGGCCTGGGCTGGGCGCGACGACAAGGCCGCGCGCTACGGCGTCAGTTCCGGGCGATGGCGCACGCTGAAGCGACGCGTCACCGCGAGGGACAGCGGATGCTGCTACCGCTGTGGCATCGAGCAGCCCGACGCCGAAGACGATCCTGACGGCGAGCACCAGCACCAGCTCGACCACATCATGCCGATATTCGAAGGCGGAGCCGTCGAAGACCTCGGCAACCTCGGGTTGATCTGCGTCGACTGCCACGAGGCCAAGTCCAAGGCCGAGGCTGCACGAGCCAACCGGGCACGCCGCCGCTCCTGA
- a CDS encoding phage terminase small subunit (Phage terminase, small subunit; cl01525;~identified by MetaGeneAnnotator; putative;~phage terminase small subunit [Streptomyces scabiei 87.22]), which yields MGRTAQPAALKLIKGRAPGKDSAGRDVNPGPAFKRIPPQAPSWLSDEARAEWDRVLPGLSRLDLLKPEDRAALAAYCEAWAVFREATETVQRDGLTIEAKQGTLPHPAVGIARAAGRELRAWAAHFGLTPSTEQALARGSENEPDPDNPFN from the coding sequence ATGGGCAGGACTGCGCAGCCCGCCGCCCTGAAGTTGATCAAGGGCCGGGCGCCCGGCAAGGACTCCGCCGGCCGGGACGTGAACCCGGGCCCGGCGTTCAAGCGCATCCCGCCGCAGGCCCCGAGCTGGCTGTCCGATGAGGCCCGCGCGGAGTGGGACCGCGTGCTGCCCGGTCTGTCCCGGCTGGACCTGCTGAAGCCCGAGGACCGGGCGGCGCTGGCCGCGTACTGCGAGGCGTGGGCCGTGTTCCGGGAGGCGACGGAGACCGTGCAACGCGACGGGCTGACGATCGAGGCGAAGCAGGGCACCCTGCCTCACCCGGCGGTCGGTATCGCGCGGGCGGCCGGCCGGGAACTGCGGGCATGGGCCGCTCACTTCGGCCTGACTCCCAGCACGGAGCAGGCCCTGGCGAGGGGGTCTGAGAATGAGCCGGACCCCGACAACCCCTTCAACTGA